A region of the Meiothermus sp. Pnk-1 genome:
AGAGCCTCCCCGCCCGGGTGAAGGCATAGACATCCTTGGGGTCATAGGGTGGCATCCCCGGGAGGCCCACCTTTAGCTCGAGGCCTGCGGTCGTGGGGGGTGGGCTCGAGGCCCCCTGGGCCGCTGGGCTAACCGCCGGCGAACCAGAGGCGGCAGCGGCGGAGTAGGAGTTCTTACAGCCCCCTACAAATAAAATCACTCCAAATAATAGGAGGGTGGCACGCAGCACATGGCGATTCTAACTAAACGTAGATGATTCCAGAATGAAGCGGCTGCCTAGACCAACCGGCTGCGCAGCCAGCTCGAGGCAAAGTCGATGAGGTTGACCACGATCACGATGGCGATCACCCCGATGATCATCTGGTCGTAGTGGCCCGCGTCCATAGCCCCCTTGATGAAGTAGCCGATCCCCCCTGCCCCCACCAGCCCCAACACCACCGAGACCCGGAAGTTGATCTCGAAGCGGTAGAGGGTGTAGGAGACGAACAGCGGTAGCACCTGGGGCAAGATCGCCCAGCGCAGCACGTTGACCCCCGCGGCCCCGGTGGACTCGAGCGCCTCGATGGGTCCTTTGTCTACGTTTTCGATGGCCTCCGAGTAGAGCTTGCCTAAATCCGCTATGGAGTGAATGGCCATCGCCAACACTCCGGCAAAAGGCCCCAACCCCACCGCGGCCACGAAGACCAGGGCCAAGATGAGGGTATCCACCCCGCGATCTACGTTGTAGAAAGCGCGCATAAAAGCGAACATCCCGCGCATAAAAGCGCTCCCTTGGGTGAGGTTACGGGCCGCTAGAAAGCTCGAGGGAACCGCGAATATTGCCGCCAAGAAGGTCCCGACCAAGGCAATCTCGACGGTCAGGGCCATTTCCGAAAGCACGCTTTGCAGGGGGAAGATGTTGGCGTCGGGGTTGGCCAGGTTGGGCGGCCAGGCTTTGTGGAAGAATCCCACCAGGAAGGGCCAGCCCTTGACCAGCTTCTGCAACTGGAACTCGGTGGCTTCAAAGGCCGGGAGCAAAATCGAAACCACCCCGGCGAAAATCATCCCAGAACGCAGGTCGCCCGCTTCCTGCAGGTTGGGGTGGCGCAGCCCCACCAGGCCCGCCCCCAACATCAGCCCCGCCAGCACGAAGAGGGCCAGCGCCCCGTACTGGGTACGGGCCGGTTGCAGCAAGCGATACCCGGCCTCGCTGGCCTCTTGGGGGATGCTTCCCTTGAGGTCCGCGAGCGAGGTGATGGGCTCGAGGGTGGGCTGGCCGATCTCCTTGAGGATGGCGTTCTTCTGGGGGATCGCGGCGTTGTAGTCCTCCACCAGCTTGCGCTCGGTCTCGGAAGGGGTGGGCACAAGGAGTTTATAGTAGCCCGTCATACGGGGCAAGTAGGTATGCCCACCCCCGCTCGAGTTCAACCACCAAAAAGCCAGCCCCCCCAACAACACCGCCCCTCCATAGATAAGCAGGCGAAGCCGAAGGTGGTTTTGGCCCAGCAAAGCCAGGATCAGGGTCAAGGCCAGCGCGCTCAAGCCTTCCATCAGCCCGTTGAGCGGAACCAGCCGAACCAGCTGGGCCGGTTGGGAATACCAGGCTAGGCCCACCAAGGCGCTGCCCCCACCCCCGATGATTCCACCCCAGGCCGCCCAGCCGCCGCCCCGCAGGGCCAAATAGAGGGCGGCGACGATCAGCAACGGGATCAAGAGCAAAAGGGGGAAGGTCGGCGCCAACGCGAGCAGGGTGGGATCCACGGTCTCGCGGCTCAGGAAACCCGAGGAGCGGCTGAAGGGGAAAGCCACGAAAGCCACCAGAATCCCCAACGCCCCGCCAATCACCAAGCGGCGCATCGAGCCCTTGGCTACCCCCGAGAGCGCCGCCAGCCCCACACCGATAAGGAGATAAAACAGGATGGTCGTCATACCGTGACCTCGAGGAACGGGCAGGGTTCGCAAGCTCTCGTCATACGTCGTACGCGATCCGTGCCCCGTGAAAGCTTAGACGTATGACCAAGCGCGGCCTCACGCCAGCATCTCCTTCCGCTCATAGATCCCGTCCACCAACTCCTCGGTAAGCTCCTGCGGGGCGCCGTCGAAGACCAACCGCCCACGCCGGAAGGCGATGATGCGGCGGGCGTATTGGCGGGCCAGCTCGAGGGTGTGGATGTTGATCACCACCGTCACCCCATCGGTAGCGTTGAAATGCCGCAGGGTGCGCATCACCTCCTCGGAGAGCACCGGGTCGAGGTTGGCGGCGGGCTCGTCAGCCAGGATCAGGGTAGGCTCTTGGGCCATGGCCCGGGCGATGGCCACCCGCTGCTGCTGCCCGCCCGAGAGCGAGTCCACCCGCGCGGTTTCCTTGGCGCTCAAATCTACCCGGGCGATCTGCTGGCGGGCGATTTCGTAGTCGCGATCAGAATACAGGCCCAGCAAGCCCCGCCAGGTCGGGAGGTAGCCGAGCCGTCCGTGCAACACGTTGTCCAGCACCGACAGCCGGGTGACCAGATTGAACTGCTGGAAGATGAACCCCACCGTGCGGCGATACTTTTGCAGCTCACGCTTGGGGAGCTTGGTAATGTCCGTACCGTCCACCACCACTTGGCCCTGACTGGGGATCAAAAGGCCGTTGAGGGTGCGCAAGAAGGTGCTCTTCCCCGCGCCCG
Encoded here:
- the phnE gene encoding phosphonate ABC transporter, permease protein PhnE; amino-acid sequence: MTTILFYLLIGVGLAALSGVAKGSMRRLVIGGALGILVAFVAFPFSRSSGFLSRETVDPTLLALAPTFPLLLLIPLLIVAALYLALRGGGWAAWGGIIGGGGSALVGLAWYSQPAQLVRLVPLNGLMEGLSALALTLILALLGQNHLRLRLLIYGGAVLLGGLAFWWLNSSGGGHTYLPRMTGYYKLLVPTPSETERKLVEDYNAAIPQKNAILKEIGQPTLEPITSLADLKGSIPQEASEAGYRLLQPARTQYGALALFVLAGLMLGAGLVGLRHPNLQEAGDLRSGMIFAGVVSILLPAFEATEFQLQKLVKGWPFLVGFFHKAWPPNLANPDANIFPLQSVLSEMALTVEIALVGTFLAAIFAVPSSFLAARNLTQGSAFMRGMFAFMRAFYNVDRGVDTLILALVFVAAVGLGPFAGVLAMAIHSIADLGKLYSEAIENVDKGPIEALESTGAAGVNVLRWAILPQVLPLFVSYTLYRFEINFRVSVVLGLVGAGGIGYFIKGAMDAGHYDQMIIGVIAIVIVVNLIDFASSWLRSRLV
- the phnC gene encoding phosphonate ABC transporter ATP-binding protein; the protein is MIEVKNVSQTFHTARGPFQALVDVSLSIPKGDFVAIIGRSGAGKSTFLRTLNGLLIPSQGQVVVDGTDITKLPKRELQKYRRTVGFIFQQFNLVTRLSVLDNVLHGRLGYLPTWRGLLGLYSDRDYEIARQQIARVDLSAKETARVDSLSGGQQQRVAIARAMAQEPTLILADEPAANLDPVLSEEVMRTLRHFNATDGVTVVINIHTLELARQYARRIIAFRRGRLVFDGAPQELTEELVDGIYERKEMLA